Genomic DNA from Acidobacteriota bacterium:
CCAGCGGGTGGCCTACCTCGACCTCACCGGCAGCGGCAACGAGACCGCCGCCCACCTGAAGGAAAACGGCCGGATCACCTTCATGTTCTGCTCCTTCGGTCCCAAACCCTTGATCCTGCGGCTCTACGGCCGGGGCCGCGCGGTGCTGCCGGGAGCGAAAGAGTGGGATGAGCTGGTGCCGCACTTCGAGGCCTTCCACGGCACTCGGCAGATCATCGTGGCGGAGGTGGAGCTGGTGCAGACCTCCTGCGGCTACGGCGTGCCGCGGATGGAGCTGCTGGGGGACCGCAAGACGCTGCAGGGCTATCTGGACGCCAAGAACGAGGAAGAGCTCAAAGCTTATCGGCAGGAGAAGAACGCCCGCAGCCTCGACGGGCTGCCGGTTCCCTTGAGAGATTGAGGGCCGATGGCCGACTGATTCCGGCGCGAACCTTTTCCTTCGCCCTCCGACTACTGAAGTGGAGGCGAAGGATATGAAACCGAATCCCGAAGAAGACAAACGAACCGCCGAGGCGGAGCTGCTGGCGATCCGCTGCCAGCTGGGAGAGGCCCAGGCCTTTGATCAGCTGGTGGAGCGCTGGCATGGACCGCTGTGGCGGTTCGTCGTCCGCATGATGCAGGACCCGGCGGCGGCGGAAGAGCTGATGCAGGACATCTGGCTCCGTATCCTCCGCGGCCTGCCCGGTCTTCGGAATCCGGCCAAGCTCGTGTCCTGGATGTTCTCCATCGCCCGCCGAGCGGTGATGGATCGGCTGCGTCGCCGATATGCCGAGGCGGATTGGGTCTCCCTCGAAGACGAGCCGGTGGATCCGGTCTCGGATTCGGCTACCGGCCAGGAGCTAGCCCTCACGCAGCTGGAGTCACTGGAGCAGCTCCACGATGCGGTTGCCGAGCTGGCGCTAGCCGAGCGGGAGACCGTCACCCTTTTCTATTTGCACGAGCTCAGCCTGCAGGAAGTAGCGGAGGTGCTGGAGATCCCGGTGGGGACGGTGAAATCCCGTCTGCACCGGGCTCGGACCCGCCTGCGCCGCGCCTTGCTGAGCGAAGGAGACCGATGATGAGACCGACAGATTCTGCGACCCCCACTCCCACTCCCACTCTCGAGAGCGGCTCCCCCCGACCCTCCGTCGCCGAGATGCGCCGGCGTTTGGGGGAGGAGCTGTCGCCGGTTCGCCGCGGACTCTACGCGCTCCTGCTCCTCGCCGACGTCCTGGTGGCGGTGGTGGTGGCGTCGCTGTGGCTCACCGAGCCGGACCTGCCACTCCGCACTCATGTCGCCTTCGCCGCCATGCTCGTGGTAGCGGTGGGGTGGGCGGTGTTCTTCTCCCACACGCTGACCCGCCGCAAGGTGCTCTTCGCTCGCCAGCGCCTGACGGCTTCCTGGCTCGCCCTCCTCGCCTGTAGCGCCTTCACCCTGGGTGCCTTGGCGCTGGCGGTGATCTACCCCGAGATGCGTTCCGCGGCGTTGACGGCGACGGCCCTGGGGGGAACGCTGGTGGTCGCCGCGGGGCTCTTGCTGATCCGGGCGCGGCAGCGCTGGGCTGAATTGTGGCAGCGCCGGGAGCAGCTGGAGCGCCAGCTGGCGGTTTCCTAGGAGCACCTGGGACCGATGGTTCCTCGGGCGCCGGCAGGTTTAGCCGCCGCCCGAGGCCCCGTTCAAGCCCCGGTGTTGGTAGAGCCGACCGTCCCGGAAGCCCTGGCGGCGGTAGTACTCGCGGGTGCCGATGGCGGAGATCACCGCCAGGTTGCGATAGCCGGCGGTAGCGGCGCGGCGGGCGGCCTCTTCGATGAGCCGGCGGCCCAGGCCTTGATGTTGGGCGCGGCCTTCGGCGGCCTCGCCGAGGCCCGCCAGGGCGCCGTAGACGTGGACCTCGCGGATCACCGCACTCTCCTTCAGCTCCTCGACGAAGCTCTCCCCCTCGGGCAGCGAGAGACGCAGGAAGCCGGCGATGCGCTCCTCGCCGTCGACATATTCCAGGAAGACTTCTTCTCCCACGCCGGTGGAGTAGGCGTGGGCTCGTAGATGCAGCCCCTCTCCCCGCACCTGGCGGCCCCGCACCTCGCGGCTGCGGATGTCACGGCAGCATCCACCGCGACGGGCCAAAGCCTGCTCCGCCAGCTGGCGAAAGTTGGTGCGCTGGTTGCCGACGACGATGTCCTGGGACGGGATGTCGCGGATCACGCGGGTGATGCGGCACCACGGCGGCACCCGTTCCAGGCAGCCCACCAGCACGTCGGTGAGCTCGTCGTCGGTGTAGGGGCGCCAGTCACCGCGGCGGTAATAATCCATCAGCTCGGCGCTCTCGATGAGGCTGCAGGGGTAGATCTTGAGCTCGTCGGGGCGCAGCTCCGGCTGATCGAAGATGCGCTGGAAGTCCTCCAGGTCGAGCTCCGGCGATGAGCCATAGAGGTTGGGCATCCAATGGGCATGGAGCTTGAAGCCGGCGTGGCGCAGCAGGGTGACGGCGCGGCGGGTGGCGGCGACGTCGTGGCCGCGGTGGTTGAGGGCCAGGACCTCGTCCGAGAGACTTTGGAAGCCGATCTGCACCTTGGTAGCGCCGAGGCGGCGCAGGCGCAGCACCTCGTCCTCGGCGAGGTGGTCCGGACGGGTTTCCAGCACCAGCCCGACGCAGCGGGCGGCGGCGCCTTCGTTGGTGTTTTGGGCGGCCTCCAGCTGCTCCCAGGTGGCGGCCTCGGAGGTGTCCAGAAGCCTTCCGTCGTGGTGCTGGCGGAGGAAGCGGGCGACGGTGCGGTTGTAACCCGCGCGGTCGTTGATGGTGGCCGGTTCTTCGCTCTCCCTTGCCCCGTCGGCGTCGGCGCCCTCGTCGGACCTGGTGTTGGCCAGGGCTGGGGTCTCCGGGCGCTGATGCAGGGCTAGCTCCTCGAAGGGCAGCGCCCCCGGAGCCAGGGCCGATGCGGGATCCTCGGCGCCAGCGGTGGCGGGGACGAAGTCGTTGAGAGCTTCGAAGCAACGCAGCACGAACCAGATCTGGTACGCCTCCGGGTAGAAGGACCAGGTGCCGCCGAGGACGATGAGCTCCACCTTGTCCACCGGGTGGCCGATATTGGACAGGGCGCGCAG
This window encodes:
- a CDS encoding pyridoxamine 5'-phosphate oxidase family protein, which gives rise to QRVAYLDLTGSGNETAAHLKENGRITFMFCSFGPKPLILRLYGRGRAVLPGAKEWDELVPHFEAFHGTRQIIVAEVELVQTSCGYGVPRMELLGDRKTLQGYLDAKNEEELKAYRQEKNARSLDGLPVPLRD
- a CDS encoding RNA polymerase sigma factor codes for the protein MKPNPEEDKRTAEAELLAIRCQLGEAQAFDQLVERWHGPLWRFVVRMMQDPAAAEELMQDIWLRILRGLPGLRNPAKLVSWMFSIARRAVMDRLRRRYAEADWVSLEDEPVDPVSDSATGQELALTQLESLEQLHDAVAELALAERETVTLFYLHELSLQEVAEVLEIPVGTVKSRLHRARTRLRRALLSEGDR
- a CDS encoding transmembrane transport protein → MMRPTDSATPTPTPTLESGSPRPSVAEMRRRLGEELSPVRRGLYALLLLADVLVAVVVASLWLTEPDLPLRTHVAFAAMLVVAVGWAVFFSHTLTRRKVLFARQRLTASWLALLACSAFTLGALALAVIYPEMRSAALTATALGGTLVVAAGLLLIRARQRWAELWQRREQLERQLAVS
- a CDS encoding tRNA uridine(34) 5-carboxymethylaminomethyl modification radical SAM/GNAT enzyme Elp3 translates to MTHHRYHFEPADHEPQLRAVLGELEQLDVITPRELDRIVRLYPKADGAVLSKSELIRGYRWLERRAGRDPDAGDLIPRLRKKPVRTLSGVATVTVLTKPFPCPGRCIFCPNDVRMPKSYLSDEPGAQRAAQHAFDPYLQTYFRLRALSNIGHPVDKVELIVLGGTWSFYPEAYQIWFVLRCFEALNDFVPATAGAEDPASALAPGALPFEELALHQRPETPALANTRSDEGADADGARESEEPATINDRAGYNRTVARFLRQHHDGRLLDTSEAATWEQLEAAQNTNEGAAARCVGLVLETRPDHLAEDEVLRLRRLGATKVQIGFQSLSDEVLALNHRGHDVAATRRAVTLLRHAGFKLHAHWMPNLYGSSPELDLEDFQRIFDQPELRPDELKIYPCSLIESAELMDYYRRGDWRPYTDDELTDVLVGCLERVPPWCRITRVIRDIPSQDIVVGNQRTNFRQLAEQALARRGGCCRDIRSREVRGRQVRGEGLHLRAHAYSTGVGEEVFLEYVDGEERIAGFLRLSLPEGESFVEELKESAVIREVHVYGALAGLGEAAEGRAQHQGLGRRLIEEAARRAATAGYRNLAVISAIGTREYYRRQGFRDGRLYQHRGLNGASGGG